GATCGCGGTGCCGGGCGTGTCCCCGATCGCGGCGGCCGCGCTCGCCAAGGTCGGGCGCATGCCGGCTACGAAGGCCCTCGACGACGCGGTCGTGGAAGCTGTCTCGACGCCCGAATTGCGGGCCGAGGTGCTCGCCTTCGCCGAGGCCGTCGGGCGGCGTTTCGGCGCGAATGGCGCAATCGGGCATTCGCCGTCCGAGGGCCTCGGCCCGGATCAGTGGCTCACGTCCGAGGAGCGCCAGATCCTCAGCGGCGGCGGCTACGTCGCCTCCTACGTCGAGGACGGCACCCTGGACGAGGTCGTCCTTCGCGCGCAGCTCCAGCAGCAGACCCAGGACCTGCAGCGGACAGAGGACCTGCGCCGGGATCTCGACAGGGGACAGGATCTCGGCCCGTCGCTGTAATGCGGACGCCACGGTGATTGTATTGGCGCCGGCGCGACGATGGGTAAGGGTAGGGGAGAGAGTACATCCGAGAGTTGGGCCGTCTCAGGACGGATCGAGAGGCCTTGCCCGAAGCCGGTTGCGGCCGGGCGGTTCAGAGGAACGACATCATGCGCTTAGCCGACCTGCCGGCGCTCGTGACCCAGCGTGAGGAGGCAGTGACCCTGCTTCAAGCCATCGCCGAGGGCGTCGACGAGCGTGAGCTGGCCCCCTTCGTGTCCGCTCTGACCACCGCCGAGGACGAGCAGGCGGTCGCGATCATGCGCGGGTCGGGCAACGAGGTCAGCCTGCGGGTGCATCTCGGTGCCATGCTGACCGATGCCGGCCTCGTCACCCAGGACGAGGTGTTCGCGGCGCTCGACGCCCGCCGGGCCCTCGGCCGGGGAGAGACGGCATGAGTGCCGATCCCTATGTCTACGACGGCACCGACGTCCTGCGGAACACCGCCGACATCCGCGACCCGCAGGCCCTGGCCGAGCGCGAGATGTTCGTCTCACTCCGCGTCTTGAAGCAGTTGCAGAAGGAGCCGGTGCTCGGGACCATCGACCTGGCGCACTACGCCGCGATCCATAAGCGGCTGTTCGGCGAGATCTACCCGTGGGCGGGCGAGACCCGCACGATCGAGATGTGGAAGCCGGAGATCGTCCTCAACGGCCGCAGCGTCGCCTACAGCCCGCCCGGCTCGATCGAGCAGCATATGAGGACCGCCCTCGGCAGCCTCCAGCGGCAGGAGCCGGGGAACCTCAAGGAGAGCCGGCCAGCGATCCGCTTCGCGCAGACCATGGCGGCGCTCTGGCAGGCTCACCCTTACCGGGAGGGCAACACCCGCACCCTGCTGGCGTTCATGGAGCAGTACGCCCGGCACCACAATCAGCCCCTCGACCAGGCCCTCATCAACCGCGTGCCGAGTGAGACCCGCGACGCGCTGGTGCTCGCCACCCGCGGCCAGATCCGGCCGTTCTCCGAGATGGTCCGCAATGCGCGGTATTCAGAGGAGCAGCGCGCCCACCCGCTGCTCGGGCGCCTGTCGGCCGAGGCGTTCGAGGCGACGCGCCTGATGGGCGCTCCGCGCATCGTCCTGCCCGAGCCCGGGACCCAGGTCCGGGGGCAGGTGGTCGCGACGAGCTACCACCACGCCCTCGTGCGCGAGTCACGCCAGATCTCGGCCGTGCCGCTGCACTCCTTCCACGCCATGCCGGAGAACAACCAGCGCGTCGACGTGCGCGTTCTGGCCGAGGGCGAGCGCCTGGATCGCACGGCGCCGCGCGAGGAAGCGGTTCGCACCCAGGTCACCGGGCGCGTCCTGATCCCGGCGACCTACCTGCTGCTCGCCGGTCAGGGACCGGAGGATGCCGTGCGCAACCGGATCGAGATCCCCGGCCCGAGCGAGGCCCTGGCCGAGGCCTTGCAGACCCGTGCGCCGAGGGAGATCGCCGCCGAGCCGGGGCTGGTCGCCGAGGTACGCCGGATCGACCAGAGCCTGATCGAGCGGTTCGGCCACCAGGGCTCCGCCCTGCTGGTCGAGGGCAGTGCCGGGGAAGCCAGGAACCTGCTGCCCCCCAACCAGGACCTGGAGGAGATCCGCGCCGTGCTCAAGCC
The genomic region above belongs to Methylorubrum extorquens and contains:
- a CDS encoding Fic/DOC family protein — translated: MSADPYVYDGTDVLRNTADIRDPQALAEREMFVSLRVLKQLQKEPVLGTIDLAHYAAIHKRLFGEIYPWAGETRTIEMWKPEIVLNGRSVAYSPPGSIEQHMRTALGSLQRQEPGNLKESRPAIRFAQTMAALWQAHPYREGNTRTLLAFMEQYARHHNQPLDQALINRVPSETRDALVLATRGQIRPFSEMVRNARYSEEQRAHPLLGRLSAEAFEATRLMGAPRIVLPEPGTQVRGQVVATSYHHALVRESRQISAVPLHSFHAMPENNQRVDVRVLAEGERLDRTAPREEAVRTQVTGRVLIPATYLLLAGQGPEDAVRNRIEIPGPSEALAEALQTRAPREIAAEPGLVAEVRRIDQSLIERFGHQGSALLVEGSAGEARNLLPPNQDLEEIRAVLKPLFKAVVADDRLQTALAQQHTLGRDEPQLGRSV